The stretch of DNA GCTTTATTATAACTTTTTTAGACAAAAATAGCAAGGAATAAATACACAGATAACAAAGTATTACTGAGAACGGAGTGAACAATAGCTCACGAAGAGAACAGCAACGCAAAGTTTACTTTGGACGCCGGATATAGTATATTAATTAAATAAGAAATAGCAGGAAGGTGTAAAGAAATGCAGACACATCAGACAGACTTTTCAACAGGAAATGTCTATCGCAACATTATGGAGGTAGCTGTGCCGATGATCATTGCACAGATCCTGAACCTCCTTTACAACATTGTAGACCGGATCTATATCGGAAGGATCCCCGAGATCGGAGCCACCGCACTGACAGGAGTGGGACTATGTTTTCCCATTATCAGTCTGATCACTGCATTTACCTATCTTTTTGGAAATGGAGGAGCACCGCTTTGCTCCATGGAACGAGGAAGAGGACACCAGGAAGAAGCAGAAATGCTCATGGGAAACACCTTTGTGATGCTGATCGGCACAGGAGTGATCCTGACAGCCATTGGCCTTATCTTTTACAGACCGATCCTCTATGCCTTTGGCGCCAGTGATGTAACCTTTTCCTATGCGGCAGACTACATAAGGATCTATCTTCTGGGAACCCTGTTTGTGATGATCACTCTGGGAATGAACCCGTTTATAAACAGCCAGGGCTTTGGAAACACCGGAATGCTTACGATACTGATCGGTGCAGTACTGAACATCCTTCTGGATCCCCTATTTATCTTTGGAATGCACATGGGAGTCCGTGGAGCAGCTTTGGCGACCATTATATCCCAGCTCTGCTCCGCAATCTGGGTCTTGCGCTTTCTCACAGGAAAAAAGGCGATCCTGAACCTGAAAAAAAGTGCCATGAAGATTTCCTGGAAAAGAGTGGGCAGTATCGTAAGCCTTGGTATGTCCGGTTTTTTTATGGCATTTACAAACAGTCTTGTGCAGGTGGTATGCAATGCCACACTCCAGACCTGGGGCGGTGATATCTACGTTGGTGTCATGACAGTTTTAAATTCTGTCCGTGACATTTTCACCATGCCGGTCCATGGGCTTACCACAGGTGCTTCTCCGGTCATGAGCTTCAATTATGGAGAAAAAGCATACGACAGAGTCAAAAAAGCAATTAAATTTATTACAGCTGTCTGTGTGATCTATACCCTGGCAGGCTGGGGGATCCTGAAGCTGCTTCCGGAATTTTTCATCCGGATCTTTAACAGCGATCCCGGGCTTCTGGAAAAGGGAGTTCCCGCCCTTCATATTTACTTTTTCGGCTTCTGCTTTATGGCCTTGCAGTTTACCGGACAAAGCGTGTTCGTAGCACTTGGAAAGGCAAAAAAGGCCACCTTTTTTTCTCTGTTCCGAAAGGTAGTGATCGTAGTACCGCTGACGCTCCTGCTGCCTCATGTGAATGGCCTGGGAACAGATGGCGTGTTCTGGGCGGAACCGGTTTCCAACCTTGTAGGCGGCTGTGCATGCTTTTTTACCATGCTGGCGACAGTACTGCCGGAGTTGAACAGTGACCTCAAACGGGCCGGATAAAGGTTTGCGGGAAATTTTGATATGTGTTAGAATGGACAGGACGATTTTTCTGCAGACTAAGCAGAAATATTAAGAAAGGCCGGCGTATGGCCGGACAGGAATGAGAGGAAAACACAATGGCTTTATTTCAGGCATTTCGGGCAGTAAGACCTGCTTCGGAAAAAGCAGAAAAGGTGGCGGCACTTCCTTATGACGTAGTCAGCAGAGAGGAAGCGAGAGAGATCGGGGAAACAAATCCGGAATCTTTTCTACATATAGACCGTGCAGAGATGGATCTGGATCCGGAAACAGATATTTATGATCCGATGGTTTATCAGAAGGCAAGGGAAAATCTGGATCGTTTCCAGAAAGAAGGGATCCTGATCCAGGATGAGAAACCGAACTATTATCTGTATGAACTGATTCGTAAGGGAAAATCCCAGACAGGGATCGTAGGTGTCAGCTCCATTGATGATTACATGAATGGTGTGATCAAAAAGCATGAGCTTACAAGAGAGGATAAGGAGCAGGACCGCATCCGTCACGTGGATGTCTGTGATGCCAACACAGGCCCTATTTTTCTGGCGTGCAGATATCCGGCAGAGCTTCTTACTCTTATGGAAGAATGGAAAGATACACATGTTCTGGTGTATGATTTTACTTCCGATGACGAGATCACACATCGTGTATGGATCGTAGATGAGGAAGAAACGATTCGGACCATAGACAGCCTTTTTGGCGGGATCTCATCTATCTATATTGCGGATGGCCACCACAGAGCAGCCTCCGCAGTAAAGGTGGGACTGAAGAAAAGAGCGGAGCATTCGGACTACACCGGAAAAGAAGAATTTAACTTTTTCCTGTCAGTGGTATTTCCGTATGACCAGCTGACCATTCTTCCGTACCACAGGATCGTAAAGGATATCAAAGGCATGGAACCCAAAGCCTTCATCGGAAGTATGAAGTTTAATTTTGAGCTGATGGCAATGCCGGGCTTTCCATGTAAACCGGTAGAGAAACACTGCTTTGGGCTGTATGTAGACGGAGAATGGTTCCATCTGAAGGCATATCCGGATATCTATGCGGGAAAAGACAGCGTAGGTCAGCTGGATGTGTCTGTTCTTCAGGATAAGGTCCTGGGTCCGGTTCTGGGGATCAGTGATCCGCGTACCGATGAGAGGATCCGCTTTATGGGAGGAAATCACCGGCTGAAGGATCTGGCAGCAGCTGCAGATGAGACAGGAGGAGCTGCCTTTGCCATGTATCCTACATCTATGGAGGAGCTGATGACGATCGCAGACGAGGGTAAGCTTATGCCGCCAAAGAGCACCTGGTTTGAGCCGAAGCTCCGCAGTGGTCTTTTTATCCATAAGCTTTCAGACTGATGCCGGAGACTTTATAGAATTTTAATAAAATGGTCAGGGAAATCTTAGGAAATTAATACAGATCGCTCACATTTGTCAGGTAATATATAATATAGTTGAGCAAATGAGAAAGAGGGGGTTTCATGACAAACGAACAGTATTACGATTGCATCCGGCCATACCAGAATGCATGCCAGATCATGCGCGCCAAGCTTGAAGTGCTCAACGGAAGTCTGTATCAGAAATCTTCCGTATCTCCGATCCACAATATCCAGGAACGGATCAAATCCAAGAGGAGCATCGAAAAGAAGCTGGAGAAGCTGGGGCATTCGGACAGTGTGCAGAACGCCAAGGATCATCTCCGGGATATCGCCGGGATCCGTGTGATTTGCTACTTTATTGATGATATATATAATCTTGTAAATGCGCTGAAACGGCAGAGTGAGCTGATTTTTATCAGAGAGAAGGATTACATACAGAATCCAAAGCCCAACGGATACCGCAGCTTTCATGTGATCATCGCAGTTCCGGTATACTATCTGGATACCATGGAGTATTTTCCGGTGGAGATCCAGCTGAGGACGATGACCATGGATCTCTGGGCAAGCATGGAGCACCGTGTCTGCTACAAGAAGCTTCCGGAACACAGGGATGAGCTGGCGGAGGCCTTCCGTCAGTATGCAGATATCCTCGGAAAGATCGAGGAACAGTTTGAAGCCTACAATGAAACAGGAATGCTGGAGGAGATCGCATCGGCCCAGATTGCTGAGAATCCGTCGGAGGGATAAAAATGGAGATTGAAGAGGAATTTGTATCCGGTTTCTGCCGTACCATGAACGGGGGCGAAACCGTCTGCTGTGAGTATACACGGCAGGAGGACGGGAGCAGGAAGCTGACTTTTATGGACTGCGCGCATGAGAGATGTGTAAATACAGGCGCCTGTGAGATCTTCAAACAGGCCCATGAGCTGGAGCAGAAATAAAAGATCAAAGAAAAGAAAACGGCGAAAATGCATAATGATCAAAAATAATAATGATAAAAAAACAATTATAAAAAAATCACAGAAAACAGGAGGAGTAGGTATGAAGCACACAGTAGATGCGATGGGAAAGCAGTGTCCGATCCCGGTGGTGATGACCAAGAAGATTCTTGACAAGGCAGAGCAGGGAGACGAGATCTTAATACTGGTAGACAACGAAACGGCGGTAAACAACTTAAGCAGACTTGCCGGAAGTACCGGATGCAGCTTCGTATCCAGAAAAACAGAAGGTGGTTATGAGATCAATATGACAGTAAAATCAGATTCTGCTGCAAGAAGTCAGGCAGAGCCTGAGATCGTCTGCACACCGGCTGTTCCTAAGGGAGATTATACAGTTGCCATCACTTCTGATAAGATGGGAGACGGAGATCCGGAGCTTGGTGCGATCCTGATCAAGGGATTTGTGTATGCGCTGACACAGCTGGAGACACCGCCGTCAGTTATGCTGTTTTATAATGGCGGAGCCAGACTTACTGCACAGGATTCACCATGTATCGAAGACCTTAAGACCTTACAGGAACAGGGAACAGAGATCCTGACTTGCGGAACCTGTGTGAACTTCTATGGACTGAAGGAACCGGCAGTGGGAACCGTAACAAATATGTATACCATAGCGGAAAAGCTCACAAAAGCAGGAAAAGTGATCCGCCCGTAAACAGAGAAACATATAGAAACAACAAAAGTATATAGAAACTTACAGAAGCAGACAAAAACTTACAGAAGCAGACAAAAACATATAGAAGCAGACAGAAACAAATAGAAATACACAGAAATGCCGCAGAGCCATTTTGAAGCCTGCGGCATTTCTGACATCCAGTTGGTATCTGGTTGATATCCACTTAATGTCTTCTATGTGAAAAGATTTTAATGAAAAACTGCACATCCTACGCAGATAACATGATAATTTTATGAAAAGCGAAAGGAAATCATTATGAAAATCGAATACACAAAAGTGGGAGACTATTATTTACCGAATCTTTAAAAAGATAATGATATGGCAGTAGCAAGATATATACTTGCGGTAAATAGAAGATATAAACGTGACGGAGAACAGGAAGCAGATTTTATCTCCTGTGTCACATTTGGAAAGAGTGCGGAATTTGTATAGAAATAGATTGCACCACGAGATTTATATGTCTGATGCAAGAAAGGTTGCTCCAGATAAATGGAAAACTGTAATTAGACATCCGATTAAGAAAGCGTAAAATCGGGATTTACTTCTACTTAGACATACAAACTGTTGACAGTAAAACTCCTATATAGTATTATTTGATAAAATACTATATAGGAGTTTTTGTATGAAAATGAATGGCGGATTTCTTGTTACCAAAATAAAACAACTTGGAGATCGAATCTTTGAGAAGATTCTCAGCGAAAAGAATATTGATGCGTTTAACGGAGCCCAGGGGCGTATTCTTTATGTACTGTGGCAGGAAGATGGAATCTCAATCAGGTCACTCTCGATTAAATGTGGATTAGCGATAACTTCTCTTACTACGATGCTGGAAAGAATGGAAAATCAAGGGCTGATAAGACGCGTTCAGTCTGAAACGGACAAAAGGAAAACACTTCTGTTTCTGACTGAAAAAGCACATGCCTTAAAGGACGAATACGATTCTGTATCTGATAAAATGGGCAGTATTTACTACAAAGGTTTTTCGGAGGAAGAAATTACCCAGTTTGAGGAATACCTCGACCGTATCAGAAAGAATCTTGAGGAGTGGCAGAAATCATGAGTATTTGTATCAAAGATCAGATTCAAAACATGAATATCGTCATCGGATGTACAGTGGGGTGTGCATATTGCTATGCTCGCAATAATGTGAAACGCTGGCATATGATTGATGACTTTGCTGACCCTGAATTCTTTCCGGGTAAGCTCAAGATGATGGAAAAGAAACGTCCGCAGAACTTTCTTCTTACCGGCATGAGCGATCTTTCCGGCTGGAAGTCAGAATGGAGAGACGAGGTATTTGCAAAGATCCGTGAAAATCCACAGCATCAGTTCCTGTTCCTTACCAAGCGACCTGATTTGCTGGATTTTGATACCGATCTGGAAAACGCATGGTTTGGCGTTACGGTGACGAGGAAAGCAGAACTGTGGCGTATCGACGCCCTTCGGAAAAACGTCAGAGCAAAACATTACCATGTTACCTTTGAGCCGTTATTCGACGATCCCGGCACAGTTGACCTTTCCGGAATCAATTGGATCGTTGTGGGCACCATGACCGGAGCTCAGAGCAGGAAGGTTCATACGGAGCCGGAGTGGGCATGGTCTCTGACAGATCAGGCGCATATGCTTGACATTCCGGTATTTATGAAGGAAGATCTTGTCCCTATCATAGGGAATGAAAATATGATTCAGGAAATGCCGGATGAATTCAATAAAGTGTTGGAGGTACAGAGATCATGGCAGAAGTAATAAATGGAATCCTCATTAATGAGGCGGAAACAAAGAACATCATGACCAAGTCCAGTCTGCCTGTAGGCGGTTACTCGGTCAATCCATATGTAGGCTGTACACACGCCTGTAAGTATTGCTATGCTTCTTTTATGAAGCGCTTTACCGGACACAAGGAGGAATGGGGCGCTTTCCTTGATGTGAAGCATTGGCCGGAAATTAAGAATCCGAAGAAATATGCCGGACAGCGGGTGGTCATCGGTTCTGTGACAGATGGCTACAATCCACAGGAGGAGCAATTCGGGAATACCAGAAAACTTCTGGAGCAGCTGATCGGCAGTGACGCAGATATTCTGATCTGCACAAAGTCGGATCTTGTGGTACGAGATATTGATCTGCTGAAGAAGCTTGGACATGTAACCGTTTCATGGTCGATCAACACACTAGATGAAAATTTCAAGAACGATATGGACTCTGCTTCTAGCATTGAGCGCCGTATCGCTGCTATGAAGCAGGTATATGAAGCAGGTATCCGTACAGTCTGTTTCGTATCTCCGGTATTCCCCGGTATCACGGATTTTGAAGCAATCTTTGAGCGGGTAAAGGATCAGTGCGATCTGTTCTGGCTCGAAAATCTCAATCTTCGAGGCGGTTTCAAAAAGACAATTATGGATTATATCGCCGGAAAATATCCTGATCTTGTACCACTTTACGACGAGATCTATAACAAGCATAACCGCAGCTACTTTGAAGCACTTGAAGTAAAAGCTGAGGAAATGGCTAAGAAGTATGATTGCCCATTTGTGGATAATGAAATGCCTTATGGCAGAGTCCCGCAGGGACATCCGGTGATCGTAGATTATTTCTATCATGAGGAAATCCGAGGGACAGAGAATACAGGAAAAAGAAATCGTTAATCTAAACGAAAATTAAACTGATGATGGTGGAGAGATTTATTTATCGCCATTTGAAATCGAGAAGTTCTTGTTTGAAAAATAGAGAAATTGTAAAATTGAAGAAAAAAGAAATGCACAGTTCTTAGCTTATCGAGAACTGTGCATTTTTGTAAATAAATACTTTTAATTAGCCGATTACGGCGTCCTCTGCTGTAAAATGTTCCAGAGAATTTTCTTTTACCTGAATGCAGATATAAGTAATTCCGGAAATATCGGATGCAAAAAACTGACGCTTTGCAGCAGGTGCGATTTTTAGCCAGTCTCCAGTTGAAAGGCTGATTTCTTCTCCATCAATTATGGCTTTGCCGTTACCTGAAAGAATTCCATAGATTTCCTCATTTTCTTTATGAGAATGAACAAATGGGACATTTGCTCCTGCAGGTAGTTCGTTTAAACTGATTTCTGCACCTGTTAAAGACAATTTTTCATGCAGCTCAATTCGGTTTTCCTTTCCAATAGTTGTTTTTGTGTAATTTGTCATAATAATACCTCCATAGTTGATTTGTAGTTTCTAATTACATGGCATTAGTATAGTGTGAGACACATACAAAAACAAGTACGCACCTTTTTGTAACTGTGCACTCAAAATTGAATGTGTTACAATAGACTCGGAGGTGAGAATTATGCGAGCAAAAGAAGAATTACCGGAATGCCCAGTTGCAACAGCGGTATCTCTCATCGGAGGAAAATGGAAACTGCTGATTTTGCGTAACTTGAAAGAGCGCCCATGGAGATTCAATGAGCTACAACGAAGTATAGAGGGTATTTCACAAAAGGTTTTGACAGATAGTTTAAGACAAATGATGAGTGATGGACTGGCATATCGCCACGATTACCATGAGCAGCCACCGAGAGTTGAATACGGATTAACGGAACTCGGAACAAAAATGCTTCCAATTGTTAATTCACTTGCTGACTTTGGTAACTACTATAAATCACTTATTGAACAGAAATAAGTACGTTAGTATTTGAATAACTGTGCGTCGCATTCTCGTTACTTCAGTGATGAGTTAGACGCACTATTTTTTTGGACGGGGAACAAATGTTTGTAAATTCTTCTCGAATATGGTACAATAAAAACATGGATAAAAATATATTTAATATCAATAATAATGAGCTTTCATATGGTAGAGGATATGTGTATTCCCTGCAGTACCATCTTGTATGGTGTACAAAATACCGGAAAAAGGTTTTAAAGGATGGTATTGATGCAGAATGCAAGGAAATGCTCTATGACCTTGCAGAAGAATATAAATTTCAGATCCTGGCAATGGAGGTTATGCCGGATCATATCCATCTGCTTGTAGATTGCAGACCACAGTTTTATATCTCTGATATGATCAAGACCATGAAGGGGAACATTGCCCGGCAGATGTTTCTTGCGCATCCGGAACTGAAGAAGGAACTTTGGGGAGGGCATCTGTGGAATCCATCTTATTGTGCAGTAACGGTAAGTGACAGGAGCAGGGAACAGGTATGTTCTTACATCGAAGGGCAAAAAGAAAAAACAGAAACCTGAAAGAAGCAGTTTTTAAAAATGTAAGCAGAAAGAGGAAAAAGATGAAGACAGTATCCAGTTATGGCGTAGAACTGCGAAAACAGAATATCCCGATTCGCCAGACACTGGATATCTATCGCTCTGCGGTCAGCTGTCTGATCGAGATCTATGCCCGGACATGGGATGAACTGGCAGTGATCACGGAACCTAAAAAACGTTTCAATACTGCAGAACATCTGGTGCATACCACAAAAAAGAATCAGGCAAGGTTTGATTTTGACCTGCGATTTCCAAAGATGCCTTCTTATCTCAGAAGGGCAGCTATCCAGCATGCCCTGGGAAGCGTATCCTCATATAAGACAAGGCTGGAACTGTGGGAAAAAGTGGATCAGAAAGGCAGCACGCCGAAGCTGGTGTGTGGTAATCATGCTATGCCGGTATTTTACCGTGATGTGATGTACCGTGAAGATACTGAGGAAAAAGATGGAGCGTACCTGAAACTTTATGACGGCCACGACTGGAAATGGTTCCGTGTCAGTCTCAGCCATACAGATATGGAATATCTGAGGAAATACTGGGCGGGAAAAAGAGCAGCAGCACCCGTGCTGGAAAAAAGGCATCGTAAATACTTCCTGCGTTTTTCTTATACAGAAGAGGTGCCGCTTACAAAGACACCTGTAAAAGAACAGGTCATCTGCAGTGTGGATTTAGGGATCAATACGGATGCAGTCTGTACCATCATGCGGCCAGATGGAACTGTCCTGGGAAGAAAATTTATTGATTTTCCCAGTGAAAAAGACCGGATGTACCGTGTGCTGGGACGGATAAGCAGGTTCCAGCGGGAACATGGTTCTGTACAGGTGAAAAGCAGATGGGCTTACGCGAAGCGTCTTAACACAGAGCTCGGAAGGAAGATCGCAGGGGCAGTTACAGGATATGCGGAAGAAAACCACGCGGATGTGATCGTGTTTGAGTATCTGGAAACAAAAGGAAAGATATCCGGGAGAAAGAAACAGAAGCTGCATCTGTGGAGGAAAAGGGATATCCAGAAAAGATGTGAACATCAGGCGCATAGAAGAGGGATGCGGATATCCAGGATTTGTGCGTGGAATACCAGCAGGCTTGCCTGTGATGGATCGGGAACAGTTGTCCGTGATCCAGACAATCACAGTTTATGTACATTCCAGAATGGAAAAAGATATAACTGTGATCTTTCGGCGTCCTATAATATTGGAGCAAGATATTTTATACGTGAACTCTTAAAACCCCTTCCGGCAACGGAAAGGTCTTTGCTGGAGGCAAAAGTCCCTTCAGTAAAGCGTAGGATCTCATGTGTATATGCGGACTTAAGAGAACTATTTTTAGAAATGGAACTTTTAAGCGCTGCATAAACACAGGCAGATATACAGTGGATTACCTGCAGTGTGGGAACCTGCCATATCTGGCATGGAAAAAGCGCATGACTGCGCATATCCTAAGCTACAGGCGTATCCGCCGATATTTAGCCTTGTCGCTTAAAGCGACTGAGGAGCATGTGACTTTAGTCATGTGAGATCCACAAGCTCGAACAATCGGTATTTAACGAGGAGGTAATGCTTATGAGTAGAAATATAAAAGGTGGTTTTTTAACATTAAGTGGTGTTGTTGGTATTGTAGGAATGATAATAGTGGCAATGCAAAATCCAGCAACTGCATGGGTAACGCCACCTGGAAGAATGATTATAAGTATTTTAGAAAATGGATTATTGATTCCTACGGTTTTATTCCTTGTTCTTTTTATTTATGGATTGTATATTCTCCTAACGGAGAAAAACGATTGAGCAATACCGGTTTGTCGAATTAAGAAAACCGGTATTTGTGGAGGAGGAATTCTGTAATGATATTTTTTGAAAATACCCGTAAGCCACAAGGCTTCGGCGGAAAATTGATGACGAAGATGATGAACAGCGGTCACGCCAAATTATCGCAATGGGGATTCTCAAATATCTCCGCGAAGTCTGATGCTGAAGTTCTGGACGTCGGCTGTGGCGGCGGAGCAAATATTGCGGTCTGGCTTGATAGATGTAGAAATGGCTACGTGACAGGAATGGATTATTCTGAGGTTAGTGTGGCAGAATCTCAAAAATTGAACGCCCTCGCCATTAAACAAGGGAAATGTAATGTAGTTCAAGGAGATGTATCTGCCATACCCTTTTCTGACGCGACTTTTGATTATGTTTCTGCCTTCGAAACAGTTTACTTTTGGCCAGGATTAGTAAAATGCTTTTCCGAGGTCAACCGTGTGCTGAAAAGCGAAGGCATATTCCTGATTTGTAACGAGAGTGACGGAACGAATGCCGCAGATGAAAAATGGACAAAGATGATCAATGGTATGAAGATTTACACATCTAAACAACTTGTTGCTGCTTTGAAAGAAGCGGGTTTTACAGAGATCAAAACGTATTCAAATGCAAAAAATCATTGGATAAGTATTGTTGCAACGAAATAGCCAAATTCCAGTTTTTCGGAAA from Blautia sp. SC05B48 encodes:
- the yedF gene encoding sulfurtransferase-like selenium metabolism protein YedF; this translates as MKHTVDAMGKQCPIPVVMTKKILDKAEQGDEILILVDNETAVNNLSRLAGSTGCSFVSRKTEGGYEINMTVKSDSAARSQAEPEIVCTPAVPKGDYTVAITSDKMGDGDPELGAILIKGFVYALTQLETPPSVMLFYNGGARLTAQDSPCIEDLKTLQEQGTEILTCGTCVNFYGLKEPAVGTVTNMYTIAEKLTKAGKVIRP
- a CDS encoding radical SAM mobile pair system MarR family transcriptional regulator, producing the protein MKMNGGFLVTKIKQLGDRIFEKILSEKNIDAFNGAQGRILYVLWQEDGISIRSLSIKCGLAITSLTTMLERMENQGLIRRVQSETDKRKTLLFLTEKAHALKDEYDSVSDKMGSIYYKGFSEEEITQFEEYLDRIRKNLEEWQKS
- a CDS encoding IS200/IS605 family element transposase accessory protein TnpB codes for the protein MKTVSSYGVELRKQNIPIRQTLDIYRSAVSCLIEIYARTWDELAVITEPKKRFNTAEHLVHTTKKNQARFDFDLRFPKMPSYLRRAAIQHALGSVSSYKTRLELWEKVDQKGSTPKLVCGNHAMPVFYRDVMYREDTEEKDGAYLKLYDGHDWKWFRVSLSHTDMEYLRKYWAGKRAAAPVLEKRHRKYFLRFSYTEEVPLTKTPVKEQVICSVDLGINTDAVCTIMRPDGTVLGRKFIDFPSEKDRMYRVLGRISRFQREHGSVQVKSRWAYAKRLNTELGRKIAGAVTGYAEENHADVIVFEYLETKGKISGRKKQKLHLWRKRDIQKRCEHQAHRRGMRISRICAWNTSRLACDGSGTVVRDPDNHSLCTFQNGKRYNCDLSASYNIGARYFIRELLKPLPATERSLLEAKVPSVKRRISCVYADLRELFLEMELLSAA
- a CDS encoding class I SAM-dependent methyltransferase yields the protein MIFFENTRKPQGFGGKLMTKMMNSGHAKLSQWGFSNISAKSDAEVLDVGCGGGANIAVWLDRCRNGYVTGMDYSEVSVAESQKLNALAIKQGKCNVVQGDVSAIPFSDATFDYVSAFETVYFWPGLVKCFSEVNRVLKSEGIFLICNESDGTNAADEKWTKMINGMKIYTSKQLVAALKEAGFTEIKTYSNAKNHWISIVATK
- a CDS encoding radical SAM mobile pair protein B, yielding MAEVINGILINEAETKNIMTKSSLPVGGYSVNPYVGCTHACKYCYASFMKRFTGHKEEWGAFLDVKHWPEIKNPKKYAGQRVVIGSVTDGYNPQEEQFGNTRKLLEQLIGSDADILICTKSDLVVRDIDLLKKLGHVTVSWSINTLDENFKNDMDSASSIERRIAAMKQVYEAGIRTVCFVSPVFPGITDFEAIFERVKDQCDLFWLENLNLRGGFKKTIMDYIAGKYPDLVPLYDEIYNKHNRSYFEALEVKAEEMAKKYDCPFVDNEMPYGRVPQGHPVIVDYFYHEEIRGTENTGKRNR
- a CDS encoding MATE family efflux transporter, with the translated sequence MQTHQTDFSTGNVYRNIMEVAVPMIIAQILNLLYNIVDRIYIGRIPEIGATALTGVGLCFPIISLITAFTYLFGNGGAPLCSMERGRGHQEEAEMLMGNTFVMLIGTGVILTAIGLIFYRPILYAFGASDVTFSYAADYIRIYLLGTLFVMITLGMNPFINSQGFGNTGMLTILIGAVLNILLDPLFIFGMHMGVRGAALATIISQLCSAIWVLRFLTGKKAILNLKKSAMKISWKRVGSIVSLGMSGFFMAFTNSLVQVVCNATLQTWGGDIYVGVMTVLNSVRDIFTMPVHGLTTGASPVMSFNYGEKAYDRVKKAIKFITAVCVIYTLAGWGILKLLPEFFIRIFNSDPGLLEKGVPALHIYFFGFCFMALQFTGQSVFVALGKAKKATFFSLFRKVVIVVPLTLLLPHVNGLGTDGVFWAEPVSNLVGGCACFFTMLATVLPELNSDLKRAG
- the tnpA gene encoding IS200/IS605 family transposase; this translates as MDKNIFNINNNELSYGRGYVYSLQYHLVWCTKYRKKVLKDGIDAECKEMLYDLAEEYKFQILAMEVMPDHIHLLVDCRPQFYISDMIKTMKGNIARQMFLAHPELKKELWGGHLWNPSYCAVTVSDRSREQVCSYIEGQKEKTET
- a CDS encoding peptidase M50; its protein translation is MSRNIKGGFLTLSGVVGIVGMIIVAMQNPATAWVTPPGRMIISILENGLLIPTVLFLVLFIYGLYILLTEKND
- a CDS encoding radical SAM mobile pair protein A, translating into MSICIKDQIQNMNIVIGCTVGCAYCYARNNVKRWHMIDDFADPEFFPGKLKMMEKKRPQNFLLTGMSDLSGWKSEWRDEVFAKIRENPQHQFLFLTKRPDLLDFDTDLENAWFGVTVTRKAELWRIDALRKNVRAKHYHVTFEPLFDDPGTVDLSGINWIVVGTMTGAQSRKVHTEPEWAWSLTDQAHMLDIPVFMKEDLVPIIGNENMIQEMPDEFNKVLEVQRSWQK
- a CDS encoding GTP pyrophosphokinase, whose product is MTNEQYYDCIRPYQNACQIMRAKLEVLNGSLYQKSSVSPIHNIQERIKSKRSIEKKLEKLGHSDSVQNAKDHLRDIAGIRVICYFIDDIYNLVNALKRQSELIFIREKDYIQNPKPNGYRSFHVIIAVPVYYLDTMEYFPVEIQLRTMTMDLWASMEHRVCYKKLPEHRDELAEAFRQYADILGKIEEQFEAYNETGMLEEIASAQIAENPSEG
- a CDS encoding DUF1015 domain-containing protein — encoded protein: MALFQAFRAVRPASEKAEKVAALPYDVVSREEAREIGETNPESFLHIDRAEMDLDPETDIYDPMVYQKARENLDRFQKEGILIQDEKPNYYLYELIRKGKSQTGIVGVSSIDDYMNGVIKKHELTREDKEQDRIRHVDVCDANTGPIFLACRYPAELLTLMEEWKDTHVLVYDFTSDDEITHRVWIVDEEETIRTIDSLFGGISSIYIADGHHRAASAVKVGLKKRAEHSDYTGKEEFNFFLSVVFPYDQLTILPYHRIVKDIKGMEPKAFIGSMKFNFELMAMPGFPCKPVEKHCFGLYVDGEWFHLKAYPDIYAGKDSVGQLDVSVLQDKVLGPVLGISDPRTDERIRFMGGNHRLKDLAAAADETGGAAFAMYPTSMEELMTIADEGKLMPPKSTWFEPKLRSGLFIHKLSD
- a CDS encoding winged helix-turn-helix transcriptional regulator, with translation MRAKEELPECPVATAVSLIGGKWKLLILRNLKERPWRFNELQRSIEGISQKVLTDSLRQMMSDGLAYRHDYHEQPPRVEYGLTELGTKMLPIVNSLADFGNYYKSLIEQK
- a CDS encoding cupin domain-containing protein, translated to MTNYTKTTIGKENRIELHEKLSLTGAEISLNELPAGANVPFVHSHKENEEIYGILSGNGKAIIDGEEISLSTGDWLKIAPAAKRQFFASDISGITYICIQVKENSLEHFTAEDAVIG